One genomic window of Candidatus Eisenbacteria bacterium includes the following:
- the aroQ gene encoding type II 3-dehydroquinate dehydratase has product MKKILVLHGPNLNLLGKREPEVYGRASLAEIDAELGRRASELGVAVECRQSNHEGELIDWVQSAPAAFQGLILNPGGLTHTSVALRDAVAGVSLPAVEVHLSNIFAREPFRRESLIAGVAWGCISGLGPTGYLLALEALAGRRDA; this is encoded by the coding sequence CTGAAGAAGATCCTGGTGCTGCACGGCCCCAACCTGAACCTGCTGGGGAAGCGCGAGCCGGAGGTCTACGGCCGGGCCAGCCTGGCGGAGATTGACGCTGAACTGGGGCGGCGGGCTTCGGAGCTGGGGGTGGCGGTCGAGTGCCGCCAGTCCAACCATGAAGGCGAGCTGATCGACTGGGTCCAGTCGGCTCCCGCTGCCTTCCAGGGGCTCATTCTCAACCCCGGCGGCCTGACCCACACCAGCGTGGCGCTCCGCGACGCGGTGGCGGGGGTGAGCCTGCCCGCCGTGGAAGTTCACCTGTCGAATATCTTCGCGCGGGAGCCGTTCCGGCGCGAGTCCCTGATCGCCGGCGTCGCCTGGGGCTGCATCAGCGGCCTGGGCCCGACCGGATACTTGCTGGCACTGGAGGCCCTGGCCGGACGGCGCGACGCCTGA
- the accB gene encoding acetyl-CoA carboxylase biotin carboxyl carrier protein produces the protein MSPKSRSKSKRSHKAATPAAARGTKPAYLAELRALIDLVAETGISDLEVQSSGRVFRIGRNGQAFSPGAFAMPAVSLPAPTAAAAPAPARAAEISRFVPIKSPLVGTFYRAPAPDADPYVEEGDRVSLGQTVCIVEAMKLMNEIQAESPGRIVRVLIENAQPVEFGQDLFLVDPEG, from the coding sequence ATGAGCCCGAAATCGAGATCCAAGTCGAAGCGGTCCCACAAGGCCGCCACCCCCGCCGCCGCTCGCGGAACCAAGCCCGCCTATCTCGCGGAGCTGCGCGCGCTGATTGACCTGGTCGCCGAGACCGGCATTTCGGATCTCGAGGTGCAGTCCAGCGGCCGGGTGTTCCGCATCGGTCGCAACGGGCAGGCGTTCTCGCCCGGTGCCTTCGCCATGCCGGCGGTCTCCCTGCCCGCGCCCACGGCGGCGGCCGCGCCGGCGCCGGCCAGGGCCGCCGAAATCAGTCGCTTCGTGCCCATTAAGTCCCCCCTGGTGGGTACCTTCTACCGGGCTCCCGCCCCGGATGCCGATCCCTATGTCGAAGAAGGGGACCGGGTGAGCCTCGGCCAGACGGTCTGCATCGTCGAGGCCATGAAGCTCATGAACGAGATCCAGGCCGAATCCCCGGGCCGGATCGTCAGGGTCCTGATCGAAAACGCCCAGCCGGTGGAATTCGGTCAGGATCTCTTTTTGGTGGACCCCGAGGGCTGA
- a CDS encoding type IV pilus twitching motility protein PilT codes for MSVDLRRILEKMVQSGASDLHLKVGVPPCIRVNGDLIRLDDPPPSLQDARAILDELLKPHQKQIFEQQREVDFAFGVPGLARFRANFYQQRGTFALCFRQVPMTVPTLEELHLPPVLAELAKRPRGLILVTGATGSGKSTTLASMIHVMNREMGRTVITIEDPIEYLHSDQQCYISQREVGLDTESFGEGLKHILRQDPDVILVGEIRDVETMETVLSAADTGHLVFSTLHTTDAVQTVNRILSFFPPDQREEARYLVSSTLQAVVSQRLIPRADGKGRVPAAEVLVTTATVREYIEDPTKTSMIRQLIAEGVAEYGTQTFDQSVMQLYTSGLITIDQALVYCSNPNEFMLRVKGIHTTSDRSWDAFEAPEEGEEKTGMVKTRTEGPDLFL; via the coding sequence ATGAGTGTCGACCTGCGTCGCATCCTCGAGAAGATGGTCCAGTCCGGGGCCTCCGACCTCCACCTCAAGGTGGGGGTCCCGCCGTGCATCCGGGTCAATGGAGACCTGATCCGGCTGGACGACCCGCCGCCGTCGCTGCAGGACGCGCGCGCCATCCTGGACGAGCTGCTCAAGCCCCACCAGAAGCAGATCTTCGAACAGCAGCGCGAGGTGGACTTCGCCTTCGGCGTGCCCGGCCTGGCCCGCTTCCGCGCCAACTTCTACCAGCAGCGCGGCACCTTCGCACTGTGCTTCCGGCAGGTGCCCATGACCGTGCCCACGCTGGAGGAGCTGCACCTCCCGCCGGTCCTGGCCGAGCTGGCCAAGCGGCCCCGCGGCCTGATCCTGGTGACCGGCGCGACCGGCTCGGGCAAGTCCACCACCCTGGCCTCGATGATCCACGTCATGAACCGCGAAATGGGCCGCACCGTGATCACCATCGAGGACCCCATCGAGTACCTGCACTCCGACCAGCAGTGTTACATCAGCCAGCGGGAGGTGGGCCTCGACACGGAGAGCTTCGGCGAGGGCCTCAAGCACATCCTGCGGCAGGACCCCGACGTGATCCTGGTGGGCGAGATCCGCGACGTGGAGACCATGGAGACGGTGCTGAGCGCCGCCGACACCGGCCACCTGGTGTTCTCGACGCTGCACACCACGGACGCCGTGCAGACGGTCAACCGCATCCTGTCCTTCTTCCCGCCGGACCAGCGCGAGGAGGCCCGCTACCTGGTGAGCTCCACGTTGCAGGCGGTGGTGTCGCAGCGGCTGATCCCGCGCGCCGACGGCAAGGGCCGCGTGCCCGCCGCGGAGGTGCTGGTGACCACCGCCACGGTGCGCGAGTACATCGAGGACCCCACCAAGACCTCGATGATCCGCCAGCTGATTGCCGAGGGCGTGGCCGAGTACGGCACGCAGACCTTCGACCAGTCGGTGATGCAGCTGTACACGTCCGGACTGATCACCATCGACCAGGCCCTGGTGTACTGCTCCAACCCGAACGAGTTCATGCTCCGCGTCAAGGGCATCCACACCACCAGCGACCGCAGCTGGGACGCGTTCGAGGCGCCCGAGGAGGGCGAGGAGAAGACGGGCATGGTGAAGACCCGGACCGAGGGGCCCGACCTCTTTCTATAG
- the accC gene encoding acetyl-CoA carboxylase biotin carboxylase subunit — MFKRVLIANRGEIALRILRACHELGIDTVAVFSEADRESLHVRLADQAVCIGPAAAAQSYLNIPRIIAAAEVSGADAIHPGYGFLAENAHFSEVVASCGLQFIGPTAEMIRSMGDKALARKMMKDAGVPIVPGSPGPVSGLEEALKVADEIGYPVMIKAVSGGGGKGMRMVTEKSALKNHLMMAQAEAEAAFGDGSVYIEHFVERPRHVEIQLLGDRFGNVIHLNERDCSVQRRNQKMIEESPSPAITPETRRAMGEAAVAGAKRIRYEGAGTIEFLLDPRGHFYFMEMNTRIQVEHPVTEEVTGLDLLKEQIRLAAGEPLGYGTPDIPMNGHAIECRVCAEDPAQGFRPSPGKITYLHMPGGPGIRVDSHVYSGYSVPANYDSLIGKIIARGLDRAEALRRMQMALRECIVDGVQTTIPLLIRILGDPEFQKGEVDTGYLARFLEASAAPSP; from the coding sequence ATGTTCAAGCGCGTCCTGATCGCCAACCGGGGTGAGATCGCCCTGCGCATCCTCCGGGCCTGCCACGAACTCGGCATCGACACCGTGGCCGTGTTCTCCGAGGCCGACCGGGAGTCGCTGCACGTGCGCCTGGCGGACCAGGCGGTGTGCATCGGCCCGGCCGCCGCCGCCCAGAGCTATCTCAACATCCCGCGGATCATCGCCGCGGCCGAGGTGAGCGGCGCGGACGCCATCCATCCCGGCTACGGGTTCCTGGCCGAGAACGCCCACTTCTCCGAAGTGGTGGCCAGCTGCGGGCTGCAGTTCATCGGCCCCACCGCCGAGATGATCCGCTCCATGGGGGACAAGGCGCTGGCGCGCAAGATGATGAAGGACGCCGGCGTGCCCATCGTGCCCGGCAGCCCCGGACCCGTATCCGGGCTGGAGGAAGCCCTGAAGGTGGCCGACGAGATCGGCTATCCGGTGATGATCAAGGCGGTCTCCGGCGGCGGCGGCAAGGGCATGCGCATGGTCACCGAGAAGAGCGCGCTCAAGAACCACCTGATGATGGCCCAGGCCGAGGCCGAGGCCGCCTTCGGCGACGGCTCGGTCTACATCGAGCACTTCGTGGAGCGCCCGCGCCACGTGGAGATCCAGCTGCTGGGGGACCGTTTCGGCAACGTGATCCACCTCAACGAACGCGACTGCTCGGTGCAGCGGCGCAACCAGAAGATGATCGAGGAGTCCCCCTCGCCGGCCATCACCCCCGAGACCCGCCGCGCCATGGGCGAGGCCGCGGTGGCGGGGGCGAAGCGCATCCGCTACGAGGGCGCCGGCACCATTGAATTCCTGCTCGATCCCAGGGGCCACTTCTACTTCATGGAGATGAACACGCGGATCCAGGTGGAGCACCCCGTCACCGAGGAGGTGACCGGGCTGGACCTGCTCAAGGAGCAGATCCGGCTGGCCGCCGGCGAGCCTCTGGGCTACGGCACGCCGGACATCCCGATGAACGGGCACGCCATCGAATGTCGCGTGTGCGCCGAGGATCCCGCACAGGGCTTCCGTCCCTCGCCCGGGAAGATCACCTACCTGCACATGCCCGGCGGGCCGGGCATCCGCGTGGACAGCCACGTGTATTCGGGCTACAGCGTGCCGGCCAACTACGACTCCCTGATCGGGAAGATCATCGCCCGCGGCCTGGACCGCGCCGAGGCGCTGCGCAGGATGCAGATGGCGCTGCGCGAGTGCATCGTGGACGGCGTGCAGACCACGATTCCGCTGCTGATCCGCATCCTCGGCGACCCCGAGTTCCAGAAGGGCGAGGTGGACACCGGCTACCTGGCCCGCTTCCTCGAGGCCTCGGCCGCGCCGTCCCCGTGA
- a CDS encoding 2-phosphosulfolactate phosphatase, producing the protein MNLEVQTLPTAEAGEAADLGGRAVLVLDVLRATTTLAFAFAHGARLALPAADVPAALRLADGLAHDGVLLCGERGGRRIPGFDLGNSPLEYTAARVGGRPLVFASTNGSRALKALRGVTRAATAALVNASSAARWVLAGPGPLTLLCSGQEGQASPEDLLGAGAVLERLERAGVKLESDTISREARRAYEDCRPDLYAALRACPHGAYLESLGFAEDLVVCSREDTLETLPEWCDDRLVPGPAGEAR; encoded by the coding sequence GTGAACCTGGAAGTCCAGACGCTGCCCACCGCCGAGGCCGGCGAAGCCGCCGACCTGGGCGGGCGCGCCGTGCTGGTGCTCGACGTCCTGCGGGCCACCACCACGCTGGCCTTCGCGTTCGCGCACGGGGCGCGGCTGGCGCTGCCCGCGGCCGACGTGCCGGCGGCGCTCCGCCTGGCCGACGGCCTGGCCCACGACGGCGTGCTGCTGTGCGGCGAGCGCGGCGGGCGCCGGATCCCGGGCTTCGACCTGGGCAATTCACCGCTGGAGTACACCGCCGCGCGCGTCGGCGGGCGCCCCCTGGTCTTCGCCAGCACCAACGGCTCCCGGGCGCTCAAGGCGCTGCGGGGGGTGACGCGGGCGGCCACGGCGGCCCTGGTGAACGCCTCCTCCGCGGCCCGCTGGGTGCTGGCCGGGCCGGGGCCGCTGACGCTGCTGTGTTCGGGGCAGGAGGGCCAGGCGAGCCCCGAGGACCTGCTGGGGGCGGGAGCGGTGCTGGAGCGGCTCGAGCGGGCCGGCGTGAAGCTGGAGTCCGACACCATTTCCCGGGAGGCGCGCCGGGCCTACGAAGACTGCCGGCCCGACCTGTACGCGGCGTTGCGGGCCTGCCCGCACGGGGCGTACCTTGAATCCTTGGGCTTCGCGGAGGACCTGGTGGTCTGCTCCCGTGAGGATACCCTGGAGACGCTGCCCGAATGGTGCGATGACCGGCTCGTTCCGGGGCCGGCGGGAGAGGCACGATGA
- a CDS encoding ACT domain-containing protein, with the protein MKKPGTADKGFRIAYQGEPGAWSEVAALRSGGEPWPCPDFAAAFATLTGDECAFAVLPIENSLGGSLHENYDLLAREPVRIVAEGYLPIEHRVLGLPGATLAGARTVHSHPQALAQCSSFFRRHPHLMPVAAYDTAGAAAEVAALGDRDRLAVGSARAGELHGLVELARPVPPDEINITRFLYLAREGRPEPRWAHGEGPRKTSLVFGLQHRPGTLGGVLAAFADRGINLTKIESRPTRRQPFEYLFYVDFEGDESEPEAHAAMRSLRASAVNLKVLGCYRAIRSATH; encoded by the coding sequence ATGAAGAAGCCGGGCACCGCGGACAAGGGCTTCCGGATCGCCTACCAGGGCGAGCCGGGGGCGTGGAGCGAGGTGGCCGCGCTGCGCAGCGGGGGCGAGCCGTGGCCGTGCCCCGACTTCGCGGCGGCCTTCGCCACGCTCACCGGGGACGAGTGCGCCTTCGCCGTGCTGCCCATCGAGAACTCGTTGGGCGGCAGCCTGCACGAGAACTACGACCTGTTGGCGCGCGAGCCCGTGCGCATCGTGGCGGAGGGCTACCTGCCCATCGAGCACCGTGTGCTGGGGCTGCCGGGCGCCACGCTGGCCGGGGCGCGCACGGTGCACTCGCATCCCCAGGCGCTGGCGCAGTGCTCGAGCTTCTTCCGCAGGCATCCCCACCTTATGCCGGTGGCCGCGTACGACACTGCCGGCGCGGCCGCCGAGGTCGCCGCCCTGGGGGACCGGGACCGCCTGGCGGTGGGCAGCGCCCGCGCCGGCGAGCTGCACGGCCTGGTCGAGCTGGCCCGGCCGGTGCCGCCGGACGAGATCAACATCACGCGCTTCCTGTACCTGGCGCGCGAGGGGCGGCCCGAGCCCCGCTGGGCGCACGGCGAGGGCCCCCGCAAGACCTCGCTGGTGTTCGGGCTGCAGCACCGCCCCGGCACGCTGGGCGGCGTGCTGGCCGCGTTCGCCGACCGCGGCATCAACCTCACCAAGATCGAGTCCCGCCCCACCCGCCGGCAGCCCTTCGAGTACCTGTTCTACGTGGACTTCGAGGGCGACGAAAGCGAACCGGAGGCCCACGCGGCCATGCGGTCGCTGCGGGCCTCCGCCGTGAACCTGAAAGTGCTGGGCTGCTACCGGGCCATCCGCTCCGCCACCCACTGA
- a CDS encoding DUF4097 family beta strand repeat protein → MHSFRAWRFPAAGLAAACAVAVTLAPAVASDLDAARGTFDRTLSVASGVPLEVHTGSGDIRVHPGPAGRVHIVGKVRVQKHWWRAKGTAERRLREILSRPPIEQTSTGVVVGRDNDHDLFQNVSIDYVIEAPPGTRLKGRTGSGDILTRGLAASVDVSTGSGDIAVRDASGDARAETGSGDIVLYGVSGTLNAGTGSGDITAQGAPKADWKLGTGSGDVVLHVPRDAAFSLDVRTGSGDVQCTHPVTVTGRLGSHLARGAVNGGGPTVRVETGSGDVTVD, encoded by the coding sequence ATGCACTCGTTCCGAGCCTGGCGCTTTCCGGCTGCGGGTCTGGCCGCGGCGTGCGCCGTCGCCGTGACCCTGGCCCCCGCGGTGGCGAGCGACCTCGACGCCGCCCGCGGGACCTTTGACCGCACCCTGAGCGTGGCCTCCGGGGTTCCCCTGGAGGTGCACACCGGCTCCGGCGACATCCGCGTGCACCCGGGTCCCGCCGGCCGCGTGCACATCGTGGGCAAGGTGCGGGTGCAGAAGCACTGGTGGCGCGCGAAGGGCACCGCCGAAAGGCGCCTGCGCGAGATCCTGTCCCGCCCGCCCATCGAGCAGACCTCCACGGGGGTCGTGGTGGGCCGCGACAACGACCACGACCTGTTCCAGAACGTGTCCATTGATTATGTCATCGAGGCCCCGCCAGGCACCCGGCTCAAGGGCCGCACCGGCTCGGGCGACATCCTGACGCGCGGGCTCGCCGCCTCCGTGGACGTGTCCACCGGCTCGGGCGACATCGCGGTGCGCGACGCCTCCGGGGACGCCCGGGCCGAGACCGGCTCCGGCGACATCGTGCTCTACGGGGTCAGCGGAACCCTCAACGCCGGCACCGGCAGCGGGGACATCACGGCGCAGGGCGCGCCAAAGGCGGACTGGAAGCTGGGGACCGGTTCCGGCGACGTGGTGCTGCACGTCCCGCGCGACGCCGCCTTCAGCCTGGACGTGCGCACCGGATCGGGCGATGTGCAGTGCACCCATCCCGTCACCGTGACCGGCCGGCTGGGGTCGCACCTGGCACGGGGGGCGGTGAACGGCGGCGGCCCGACGGTGCGGGTGGAGACCGGCTCGGGGGACGTGACCGTGGACTAG
- a CDS encoding MFS transporter: MDLTGYQWTVLFAAWLGWGFDVFDGLLFNYVAPNCVPTLLGLALGSPEAKAATLRWAGVLTSLLLLGWAAGGILFGQVADRIGRTRTLMLTMLLYALGTALCAFAPNLWVLALCRLVASLGIGGEWAAGAAMVAEVVPEKRRVEAGALLYTSAPMGLFLATFVNFQVAGVLFKASPEVSWRYVFLFGLLPAFAAFLVRMFVREPERWKQSAPAASHARVAELFHPGMRRFTLSGFLMAVIALIMWWSCNAFIPVVATGLAQAAAKLRALDRAGALALAEGWKQAATNWFNLGGLLGTLLTVPASKCLGRRPMFGLYFLGAGISILAAFGLDLAPETRLVMYFPIGLTVFGVFGSFTYYLPELFPTRLRGTGAGFCYNVGRVIAAAGPFLVGTIASQGANSLTAALQALFWVGFAPLAGLLLLPWVVETRGRALAD; encoded by the coding sequence CTGGACCTCACCGGCTACCAGTGGACGGTCCTGTTCGCGGCGTGGCTGGGGTGGGGTTTCGATGTCTTCGACGGGCTGCTGTTCAACTACGTAGCCCCCAACTGCGTGCCCACGCTGCTGGGGCTGGCCCTGGGCTCCCCGGAGGCCAAGGCGGCCACGCTGCGCTGGGCCGGGGTGCTGACCTCGCTGCTGCTGCTGGGCTGGGCCGCCGGCGGGATCCTGTTCGGGCAGGTGGCCGACCGGATCGGCCGCACCCGCACGCTCATGCTCACCATGCTGCTGTACGCGCTGGGCACCGCCCTGTGTGCCTTTGCCCCCAACCTGTGGGTCCTGGCCCTGTGCCGGCTGGTGGCCAGCCTGGGCATCGGCGGGGAGTGGGCGGCGGGGGCGGCCATGGTGGCCGAAGTGGTCCCGGAGAAGCGCCGGGTGGAGGCCGGCGCGCTGCTCTACACCTCCGCCCCGATGGGCCTGTTCCTGGCCACCTTCGTGAACTTCCAGGTCGCGGGGGTGCTGTTCAAGGCCTCTCCCGAGGTGTCGTGGCGATACGTGTTCCTGTTCGGGCTGCTGCCCGCCTTTGCGGCCTTCCTGGTGCGGATGTTCGTGCGGGAACCGGAGCGCTGGAAGCAGTCCGCCCCGGCGGCGTCCCACGCCCGGGTGGCCGAGCTGTTTCATCCCGGCATGCGGCGCTTCACCCTGAGCGGGTTCCTGATGGCGGTGATCGCGCTGATCATGTGGTGGAGCTGCAACGCGTTCATCCCGGTGGTGGCCACCGGGCTGGCGCAGGCCGCGGCGAAGCTGCGCGCCCTGGACCGGGCGGGGGCGCTGGCGCTGGCGGAGGGCTGGAAGCAGGCGGCCACCAACTGGTTCAATCTCGGGGGGCTGCTGGGCACGCTGCTCACCGTGCCCGCCTCCAAGTGCCTCGGCCGCCGACCCATGTTCGGGCTGTACTTCCTGGGCGCCGGCATCTCCATCCTGGCGGCATTCGGGCTGGATCTCGCGCCGGAGACCCGCCTGGTGATGTACTTCCCCATCGGGCTCACGGTGTTCGGCGTCTTCGGCAGCTTCACCTATTACCTGCCGGAGCTGTTTCCCACGCGCCTGCGCGGCACCGGGGCGGGATTCTGCTACAACGTGGGCCGGGTGATCGCCGCCGCGGGGCCGTTCCTAGTGGGCACCATCGCCTCGCAGGGGGCCAACTCGCTGACCGCCGCGCTGCAGGCCCTGTTCTGGGTGGGCTTCGCGCCGCTCGCGGGGCTGCTGCTGCTGCCGTGGGTGGTGGAGACGCGGGGCCGGGCGCTGGCGGACTAG
- a CDS encoding LptF/LptG family permease, with protein sequence MNRPGILDRYVLREFLLYFALTFLFFVGIFAVVDVFEKIDRFLDAHAGAAQLAVYFALHVPSVAVLVMPMALLLAAMLTLSQMGKFNELTAMNVAGRSYLRLARPLLGVALLASAVSFVLEEYAVPRSNRARQQYLERTVMHIVPSPPSQRDNLLYMGTEGRVFSMRSYLVQEQRMLEPTIQSFGGGRVRVRIDAREGTWDGAHWVLRDGVQRVFGEDRETAVRFGTLTLARLRERPADFAAEERNPSQMTITELRRYIGRLVESGRAAERYEVDFQLKLSYPLINLVALLIAVAIAAQLRRNSPALAFGLSAVASFAFYGVVATGRALGQSGVLPPWFAGWAGHALFLAVAGAMLWKSPR encoded by the coding sequence GTGAACCGGCCCGGCATCCTCGACCGCTACGTGCTGCGGGAGTTCCTGCTGTACTTCGCGCTCACGTTCCTGTTCTTCGTGGGCATCTTCGCCGTGGTGGACGTGTTCGAGAAGATCGACCGCTTCCTGGACGCCCACGCCGGCGCCGCGCAGCTGGCCGTGTACTTCGCTCTGCACGTGCCCTCGGTGGCGGTGCTGGTGATGCCGATGGCGCTGCTGCTGGCCGCCATGCTGACACTCTCCCAGATGGGCAAGTTCAACGAGCTGACCGCCATGAACGTGGCCGGCCGCTCGTACCTGCGCCTGGCGCGCCCGCTGCTCGGCGTGGCCCTTCTGGCCAGCGCGGTCTCCTTCGTGCTCGAAGAGTACGCGGTGCCGCGCTCCAACCGCGCGCGCCAGCAGTACCTCGAGCGCACCGTGATGCACATCGTGCCCAGCCCGCCCTCGCAGCGCGACAACCTGCTGTACATGGGCACCGAGGGCCGGGTGTTTTCCATGCGCTCCTACCTGGTGCAGGAGCAGCGCATGCTGGAGCCCACCATCCAGAGCTTCGGCGGCGGCCGGGTGCGGGTGCGCATCGACGCGCGCGAGGGCACCTGGGACGGCGCACACTGGGTGCTGCGCGACGGGGTCCAGCGCGTGTTCGGCGAGGACCGCGAGACCGCGGTGCGATTCGGCACGCTCACCCTGGCCCGGCTGCGCGAGCGGCCCGCGGACTTCGCCGCCGAGGAGCGCAACCCCTCCCAGATGACCATCACCGAGCTGCGCAGGTACATCGGCCGGCTCGTGGAGAGCGGCCGGGCCGCCGAGCGCTACGAGGTGGACTTCCAGCTGAAGCTGAGCTACCCGCTGATCAACCTGGTGGCCCTGCTGATCGCGGTGGCGATCGCGGCGCAGCTGCGCAGGAACAGCCCGGCGCTGGCGTTCGGGCTCTCGGCGGTGGCGAGCTTCGCGTTCTACGGGGTGGTGGCCACCGGGCGGGCCCTGGGTCAGTCCGGGGTGCTCCCGCCGTGGTTCGCGGGCTGGGCGGGCCACGCCCTGTTCCTGGCGGTGGCGGGCGCGATGTTGTGGAAGTCACCCCGGTAG
- a CDS encoding LptF/LptG family permease: MNRFARYVLGLHVVPLLVGFGVITLIFALDFLFEYVDLIVSKGVPPIVVGELFLLGQGWMIALSVPCSVLVAVLMTFGRLSQDHEISAMRTSGVALLGVLLPLVGAAGLLAVGLTLFNNHVLPETNHQFANLMYDIGQKRPAFKLEEGVFLDDFEGYRLLVGRVNARTSRLGDITIYQLHADRLPTTITARSGQLEYDPREDAVTFHLQDGEIHEVPKEAALKDKYRRLVFRRHTLRILGVGQALRHTDRSARSDREMSTRDMRNALKGLDAERVEIQRRAMPLLSQYGYHSLDDADWVFQEGGPRPREPRFSALLALVAQLFQRPHPVPKPMPPGDQASLQSYLLQVRALDDQRWSYGVEIQKKFAIPAACVVFVLIGAPLGLRVRRAGPAVAFASLLFFLFYYVTLVVGEELAKHGHLSPFLSMWLPNLVIGGVGLYLTLREAEVLPR, encoded by the coding sequence ATGAACCGGTTCGCGCGTTACGTACTGGGACTTCACGTGGTCCCGCTCCTGGTGGGCTTCGGCGTGATCACGCTGATCTTCGCCCTCGACTTCCTGTTCGAGTACGTGGACCTCATCGTGAGCAAGGGCGTGCCCCCCATCGTGGTGGGCGAGCTCTTCCTGCTGGGGCAGGGCTGGATGATCGCTCTGTCCGTGCCCTGTTCGGTCCTGGTGGCCGTGCTGATGACCTTCGGGCGGCTGTCGCAGGACCACGAAATCTCCGCCATGCGCACCAGCGGCGTGGCGCTCCTGGGTGTCCTGCTCCCGCTGGTGGGGGCGGCGGGCTTGCTTGCGGTGGGCCTCACGCTGTTCAACAACCACGTGTTGCCCGAGACCAACCACCAGTTCGCGAATCTCATGTACGACATCGGCCAGAAGCGCCCCGCATTCAAGCTCGAGGAGGGGGTGTTTCTGGACGACTTCGAAGGGTATCGCCTCCTCGTGGGACGCGTCAACGCCAGGACCTCGCGCCTGGGGGACATCACCATCTACCAGCTCCACGCCGACCGCCTGCCCACCACCATCACCGCGCGCTCGGGGCAGCTGGAGTACGACCCCCGCGAGGACGCCGTCACCTTTCACCTGCAGGACGGGGAGATCCACGAGGTCCCCAAGGAGGCGGCGCTCAAGGACAAGTACCGCCGGCTGGTGTTCCGCCGCCACACGCTGCGCATCCTCGGCGTGGGCCAGGCGCTGCGGCACACCGACCGCTCCGCACGCAGCGACCGCGAGATGAGCACCCGCGACATGCGCAACGCACTCAAGGGCCTGGACGCCGAGCGCGTGGAAATCCAGCGCCGGGCCATGCCCCTGCTGAGCCAGTACGGGTACCACTCGCTGGACGACGCCGACTGGGTGTTCCAGGAGGGCGGCCCGCGGCCCCGGGAGCCGCGCTTCTCCGCGCTGCTGGCGCTGGTGGCGCAGCTCTTCCAGCGCCCCCACCCCGTTCCGAAGCCCATGCCCCCCGGTGACCAGGCCAGCCTGCAGTCGTACCTGCTGCAGGTGCGCGCGCTGGACGACCAGCGCTGGAGCTACGGGGTGGAGATCCAGAAGAAGTTCGCCATCCCGGCGGCGTGCGTGGTGTTCGTGCTCATCGGCGCGCCGCTGGGGCTGCGGGTGAGGCGCGCCGGTCCGGCGGTGGCCTTCGCCAGCCTGCTGTTCTTCCTGTTCTATTACGTGACGCTGGTGGTGGGCGAGGAACTGGCCAAGCACGGGCACCTGAGCCCGTTCCTGTCCATGTGGCTGCCCAACCTGGTGATCGGGGGCGTCGGGCTGTACCTGACGCTGCGCGAGGCCGAGGTGCTCCCGCGGTGA